The proteins below are encoded in one region of Fibrella aestuarina BUZ 2:
- a CDS encoding type II toxin-antitoxin system VapC family toxin — translation MVTRYLIDSSAISQYLEARMPESGLQFMDNVFAIESNLSVITQIELLTWQPPETDLAEKITIYIDDSTVFELTPAVVAETIRLRRKYRIKTPDAIIAATALVNGFQLITDNERDFNNIKGLRVINPNRL, via the coding sequence ATGGTAACTCGTTATCTGATTGATAGCTCGGCGATTAGCCAATACCTCGAAGCCCGTATGCCAGAAAGCGGCTTACAATTCATGGACAACGTGTTTGCTATCGAAAGCAACCTGTCTGTGATCACGCAGATCGAGTTACTGACGTGGCAACCGCCTGAAACCGACCTAGCAGAAAAAATTACCATCTACATTGATGATTCGACCGTATTCGAGTTGACACCTGCTGTCGTTGCAGAAACCATTCGGCTACGGCGTAAGTATCGGATCAAGACTCCCGATGCAATTATAGCTGCTACCGCGCTCGTCAACGGTTTTCAATTAATTACCGATAACGAGCGGGACTTCAATAACATAAAAGGGCTGCGCGTAATTAATCCGAACCGACTATGA
- a CDS encoding sodium:solute symporter — MSELDWWVLAGTLVALVVYGLYQSWGKQNFDDYMLAGQSLPWYHVGLSVMATQASAITFLSAPGQGFADGMRFVQFYFGLPLAMIVLSVTFVPIFHRLKVYTAYEFLENRFDGRVRSLTAGLFLLQRGLSTGLSIYAPSIILSTILGWNIYWTNTIMGGLVLLYTVTGGTKAISHTHLTQMLIVTVAMGLAGWLTVSLLPDTVGLSEALHVAGKAGRMNLIDTKFDIQNRYNIWSGLIGGFFLQLSYFGTDQSQVGRYLTGDTVAQSRMGLLMNGLLKVPMQFLIVLVGVLVFVFYQYNASPIFFNKQEADALRNSPLAGAFQQLETQHQALTVQRRTDVEALHAALQADNDAQTDEAGAKLKATDKAIADLHSKVGDLIKQHNPAADTKEVNYVFLRFVLDYLPHGLIGLLIAVMFVASMGSIASAYSSLASTTVVDVYKRIWPVGTLDDVALSRWITVGWGVFCIVVAQFANRLGSMIEAVNILGSLFYGVILGVFCVAFYVKSVGGRATFWAAVIAEAVVVAFYWFDLIAFLWLNVLGCLLVVFLAWALAKLPARS, encoded by the coding sequence ATGAGTGAGTTAGACTGGTGGGTACTGGCCGGTACGTTGGTCGCGCTGGTGGTATATGGGTTGTACCAAAGCTGGGGCAAGCAGAATTTCGACGATTACATGCTGGCTGGGCAATCGCTGCCCTGGTACCACGTCGGGCTGTCGGTGATGGCCACACAGGCGAGCGCCATCACGTTTCTATCAGCGCCAGGCCAAGGGTTTGCTGACGGTATGCGGTTCGTGCAGTTCTACTTCGGGTTGCCGCTGGCGATGATCGTGTTGTCAGTCACGTTTGTGCCCATTTTCCACCGGCTGAAAGTATACACCGCCTACGAATTTCTCGAAAACCGCTTCGACGGTCGGGTACGTTCGCTCACGGCGGGGCTGTTCCTGCTGCAACGCGGGCTGTCGACAGGCCTTTCTATCTACGCCCCGTCGATTATTCTGTCGACGATTCTGGGCTGGAACATCTACTGGACCAACACGATCATGGGCGGACTGGTGTTGCTCTACACCGTCACGGGAGGTACCAAAGCCATCTCACACACGCACCTGACGCAGATGCTCATCGTGACGGTGGCGATGGGGCTGGCGGGCTGGCTCACGGTTAGCCTCCTGCCCGACACGGTAGGCCTCAGTGAAGCCCTGCACGTAGCTGGCAAAGCGGGGCGGATGAACCTCATCGACACCAAATTCGACATTCAGAATCGGTACAACATCTGGTCGGGGCTGATCGGCGGGTTTTTCCTGCAACTATCCTATTTCGGGACGGACCAATCGCAGGTGGGGCGCTACCTGACCGGCGACACCGTAGCGCAAAGCCGTATGGGCCTGCTCATGAACGGGCTGCTGAAAGTGCCGATGCAGTTTCTGATCGTGCTAGTGGGGGTACTCGTCTTCGTCTTTTACCAGTACAACGCCTCGCCTATTTTCTTCAACAAACAGGAGGCCGACGCCCTGCGTAACAGCCCGTTGGCAGGGGCGTTTCAACAGCTCGAAACGCAGCATCAGGCGCTCACCGTTCAGCGGCGCACCGACGTGGAAGCGCTGCACGCGGCCCTGCAAGCCGACAACGATGCGCAAACCGATGAAGCGGGGGCGAAGCTGAAAGCGACGGATAAAGCCATTGCCGATCTACACAGCAAAGTGGGCGACCTGATCAAACAGCACAACCCGGCGGCCGATACCAAAGAGGTCAACTACGTCTTTCTGCGCTTCGTGCTCGACTACCTGCCCCATGGCCTGATTGGCCTGCTCATCGCTGTCATGTTTGTGGCGTCAATGGGGTCGATTGCCTCGGCCTACAGTTCGCTGGCCTCGACCACGGTGGTCGACGTGTATAAACGCATTTGGCCCGTGGGTACGTTGGACGACGTGGCCCTGTCGCGCTGGATTACGGTCGGCTGGGGCGTGTTCTGCATTGTGGTGGCGCAGTTTGCCAACCGGCTGGGCAGCATGATCGAGGCCGTCAATATCCTAGGCTCCTTATTTTACGGCGTCATTCTGGGCGTTTTCTGCGTCGCTTTTTACGTTAAATCGGTAGGCGGACGGGCTACGTTCTGGGCAGCCGTGATCGCCGAGGCCGTGGTGGTGGCGTTCTATTGGTTCGACCTGATCGCGTTTCTCTGGCTCAACGTGCTGGGTTGCCTTCTGGTGGTATTCCTGGCCTGGGCGCTGGCGAAGCTACCCGCCCGCTCCTGA
- a CDS encoding SDR family NAD(P)-dependent oxidoreductase, protein MTSPQPEKAIFDLTDKVAIITGASKGIGEDIARMYAKFGAKVVVSSRKQDACDALAAEINADGGEATGIAAHVGDMAQLQQLVDKTLATYGGVDILVNNAASNPIFGPSVEADGGAFDKIMQANVKAPFELSKLVYPSMKARGGGSIIMMSSIAGHTPDPGLGLYSVSKAAMNMLTKVLAKEWGPDGIRVNAICPGLIKTKFSQALWQDEKILAHFTKRLPIARMGTTDEISPMALFLASSASSYCTGSLFYADGGTVI, encoded by the coding sequence ATGACATCCCCCCAACCTGAAAAGGCCATTTTCGACCTGACCGACAAGGTGGCGATCATCACCGGTGCCAGCAAAGGCATTGGCGAAGACATCGCACGTATGTACGCCAAATTTGGTGCCAAAGTGGTGGTGAGCAGCCGCAAGCAGGACGCCTGCGATGCCCTCGCCGCCGAGATCAACGCCGATGGGGGTGAGGCCACCGGCATCGCCGCCCACGTGGGCGACATGGCGCAGTTGCAACAACTGGTCGACAAAACGCTGGCAACCTACGGTGGCGTGGATATTCTGGTCAATAACGCCGCCTCGAACCCCATATTTGGCCCGTCGGTGGAGGCCGATGGCGGGGCGTTCGACAAAATCATGCAGGCCAACGTGAAGGCTCCTTTTGAACTGAGCAAACTGGTTTACCCCAGCATGAAAGCGCGGGGCGGCGGTAGCATCATCATGATGAGCAGCATCGCCGGCCATACGCCCGACCCCGGCCTGGGCCTCTACAGCGTGAGCAAAGCGGCTATGAACATGCTCACGAAAGTGCTGGCGAAGGAGTGGGGACCCGATGGCATCCGCGTCAACGCCATTTGCCCCGGCCTGATCAAAACTAAATTCAGCCAGGCGCTGTGGCAGGACGAAAAAATCCTGGCGCACTTCACCAAACGGCTCCCCATTGCCCGCATGGGCACTACCGACGAGATCAGCCCCATGGCCCTGTTCCTGGCGTCGTCGGCCTCATCTTACTGCACCGGCAGCCTCTTCTACGCCGACGGCGGGACGGTAATCTGA
- a CDS encoding OmpA family protein gives MFTNKTPWIVLLLLWMGGSTWWHVCKIKQLCGDSPPSATAPVAAASAVMPSLIVVDGDKLNWNVPGNFSFAKSGAVASEAAVGNTLQTVADYLKANPGRVLTLTGYYHADEQNTTTLANLGVARAEGIKAKLVALGVPAAQLATRGVQATDTNQMPYNTPGDSLYGGLAFAFDGLKTEAAQADTTVAEKPKTEEALAEAQKFTSVFEPIDLYFKLGQSNYIQTEDTKKFFKEAEAYLKEHTDKKLVLTGHTDDRGPEGVNLELSKARASTVKNRLTRAGIKTDQIEVNAKGETEPKESNATLEGRKANRRVTVVVQ, from the coding sequence ATGTTCACGAACAAAACCCCTTGGATTGTCCTGCTGCTGCTCTGGATGGGCGGTTCGACCTGGTGGCACGTCTGCAAAATCAAGCAGCTATGCGGCGACTCACCGCCCAGCGCTACCGCCCCTGTTGCTGCCGCATCGGCTGTCATGCCGTCGCTGATTGTCGTCGACGGTGATAAACTGAACTGGAACGTACCTGGTAATTTCAGCTTTGCCAAGTCGGGTGCTGTCGCCAGTGAAGCAGCCGTGGGCAACACCCTGCAGACGGTGGCCGACTACCTCAAAGCCAATCCGGGGCGGGTGCTGACCCTGACCGGCTATTACCATGCCGACGAGCAGAACACAACCACCCTTGCTAACCTGGGTGTAGCCCGTGCCGAGGGCATTAAGGCGAAACTGGTCGCACTGGGGGTACCGGCTGCGCAACTGGCAACCCGTGGCGTACAGGCTACGGATACGAATCAAATGCCCTATAACACGCCGGGCGACTCGCTCTATGGTGGGTTGGCTTTTGCGTTCGATGGACTGAAGACCGAAGCGGCCCAAGCCGACACGACGGTGGCTGAGAAGCCCAAAACCGAAGAAGCGCTGGCCGAAGCCCAGAAATTCACGTCGGTATTCGAGCCGATCGATCTGTATTTCAAGTTGGGGCAGTCGAACTACATTCAGACCGAGGATACCAAAAAATTCTTCAAGGAAGCCGAAGCTTACCTGAAAGAGCATACTGACAAAAAACTGGTATTGACCGGCCATACCGACGATCGGGGACCGGAAGGGGTTAACCTCGAACTGTCGAAAGCGCGGGCCTCTACCGTAAAGAACCGCCTGACCCGGGCCGGTATCAAAACGGATCAGATCGAGGTAAACGCTAAGGGGGAAACCGAACCTAAAGAGTCGAACGCCACCCTGGAAGGCCGCAAAGCCAACCGCCGCGTAACCGTTGTCGTTCAATAA
- a CDS encoding SIR2 family NAD-dependent protein deacylase has translation MKTRKKIVVLSGAGISAESGIATFRDSNGLWENHRIEDVATPEAWRRNRELVLDFYNQRRKQALTVEPNAGHQALVRLEEAYDVTIITQNVDGLHEKAGSSHVLHLHGELSKARSSVDESLIYEIDGWEIKLGDTCEKGSQLRPHIVWFGEAVPTMEEAVDIAITADMFIVVGTSLVVYPAAGLVDFIPDTVPIYVVDPNLPEVRRRPNLTLIGEPASTGLTKLADQLLAEAQ, from the coding sequence ATGAAAACGCGTAAGAAAATCGTCGTTCTGTCGGGGGCGGGTATCAGTGCCGAAAGTGGCATCGCCACCTTCCGCGACTCAAATGGGCTCTGGGAAAACCACCGGATCGAAGACGTAGCCACACCCGAAGCCTGGCGACGTAATCGGGAACTGGTGCTCGATTTCTATAACCAACGCCGCAAACAAGCCCTTACCGTTGAACCCAACGCGGGGCATCAGGCGCTGGTACGGCTGGAAGAGGCCTACGACGTGACCATCATCACGCAGAACGTCGATGGGCTGCACGAGAAGGCGGGTTCGTCGCACGTACTACACCTTCACGGTGAACTGTCGAAGGCACGGAGTTCGGTGGATGAGTCGCTCATTTACGAGATCGACGGCTGGGAAATCAAACTGGGTGATACCTGCGAAAAGGGCTCACAACTTCGCCCGCACATCGTGTGGTTTGGCGAAGCCGTGCCAACGATGGAGGAAGCTGTCGACATTGCCATCACGGCCGATATGTTCATCGTCGTGGGTACGTCGTTGGTCGTCTACCCAGCGGCGGGGCTGGTCGATTTTATCCCCGACACCGTACCCATCTACGTAGTCGACCCGAATTTGCCGGAGGTACGTCGCCGCCCTAACCTGACGCTCATCGGCGAACCCGCCAGCACAGGCCTAACCAAGCTGGCCGATCAGCTTTTGGCAGAGGCACAGTAA
- the selD gene encoding selenide, water dikinase SelD: MTTTDQVKLTQYSHGAGCGCKIAPKVLDRILHAQTAGPASASQVFSALLVGNDARDDAAVMDIGNGDAIISTTDFFMPIVDDAFDFGRIASANAISDVYAMGGQPIMAIAILGWPIDKLTPEIAGQVIAGSRAICAEAGIPLAGGHSIDCPEPVFGLAVTGRVRIDQLKQNNTATEGCRLYLTKPLGVGILTTAQKKGILQPDHADLAPRQMAQLNSFGAVLGTLPYVKALTDVTGFGLLGHLVEMAEGSGLSATVSFDDVPRLAVIDTYLAQNSIPGGTHRNWDSYGHKIADLTDQQRFVLADPQTSGGLLIAVAPDSTTEFERVAAENGFSLKSFGELVTKRDKVVYVN, from the coding sequence ATGACGACAACTGACCAAGTAAAATTAACCCAGTATAGCCACGGAGCTGGCTGTGGCTGCAAGATCGCCCCCAAGGTACTCGACCGGATTCTGCACGCTCAAACGGCGGGCCCTGCCTCTGCTAGTCAGGTATTTAGTGCGTTACTGGTGGGCAATGATGCCCGCGATGATGCCGCCGTGATGGACATCGGTAATGGCGACGCCATCATCAGTACGACCGACTTTTTTATGCCTATTGTCGACGATGCGTTCGACTTTGGCCGTATCGCTTCGGCCAATGCCATCAGCGATGTGTATGCCATGGGCGGGCAGCCGATTATGGCCATCGCCATTCTGGGTTGGCCGATCGACAAGCTGACGCCTGAAATAGCCGGGCAAGTGATTGCAGGCAGCCGGGCAATCTGCGCGGAGGCGGGTATTCCGCTGGCAGGTGGGCACAGCATCGATTGCCCTGAACCGGTTTTTGGACTAGCAGTAACGGGCCGGGTGCGAATCGATCAGTTGAAACAGAATAATACTGCCACCGAAGGCTGCCGCCTGTATCTGACCAAACCACTGGGCGTGGGCATTCTGACGACGGCGCAGAAGAAAGGCATTCTTCAACCGGACCATGCCGATCTAGCTCCCCGTCAGATGGCGCAACTCAACTCGTTTGGGGCCGTGCTGGGTACGTTGCCTTACGTGAAAGCGCTGACCGACGTAACGGGATTCGGACTGCTGGGGCACCTGGTCGAGATGGCCGAGGGAAGCGGGCTGAGCGCCACTGTGTCGTTTGACGACGTACCCAGACTGGCCGTTATCGACACGTATCTGGCGCAGAACAGCATTCCGGGCGGTACGCACCGCAACTGGGATAGCTACGGCCACAAAATTGCCGACCTGACCGATCAGCAACGCTTTGTGCTGGCCGACCCGCAAACATCGGGCGGGCTGTTGATTGCCGTTGCCCCCGACAGCACGACCGAATTTGAGCGCGTCGCGGCCGAGAACGGCTTCAGCCTGAAATCCTTTGGCGAGCTGGTAACAAAGCGCGATAAAGTCGTGTATGTGAATTAA
- a CDS encoding endonuclease III domain-containing protein — protein sequence MTQQEKTLLAHERLNEAYGIQPVRGRKDPMHELIGTILSHRTTHANEVTAYRTMRERFPTWEAVRDAPLPDLIDAIQTANYPEIKAPYIQNVLRVLIAERGTANIDFLRELSTEEAMQWLTNLPGIGPKTATLLLLFAFQKPVLPVDTHVHRVTQRIGAIGPKVSAAKAHDLLLSYLPADAPVLFNFHKHFYWHGQRVCTWYNPRCEACVLAPDCDYLQSGKTMLLTSTPSKKPKG from the coding sequence ATGACTCAACAGGAGAAAACGCTACTGGCGCACGAACGGCTCAACGAGGCGTATGGCATTCAGCCGGTTCGGGGGCGTAAAGACCCGATGCACGAGTTGATCGGGACGATTCTGTCGCACCGGACCACGCACGCCAACGAAGTGACGGCCTACCGCACCATGCGCGAGCGATTTCCGACCTGGGAGGCGGTTCGGGATGCACCGCTGCCCGACCTGATCGACGCTATTCAGACGGCCAATTACCCCGAAATAAAAGCACCTTACATTCAGAACGTGCTACGGGTGCTTATTGCCGAACGGGGCACCGCCAACATTGATTTCCTGCGTGAGTTGTCGACCGAAGAGGCGATGCAGTGGCTCACGAACTTACCCGGTATTGGACCCAAAACGGCGACTTTGCTGCTCCTGTTTGCGTTTCAGAAGCCCGTGCTGCCGGTTGATACCCACGTGCACCGGGTAACGCAACGTATCGGGGCTATTGGCCCAAAAGTCAGCGCGGCCAAAGCGCACGATCTGCTGCTGAGCTACCTGCCTGCCGACGCACCGGTATTGTTCAATTTCCACAAGCATTTTTATTGGCACGGTCAGCGCGTCTGTACCTGGTACAATCCCCGTTGTGAAGCCTGCGTGCTTGCCCCTGACTGCGATTACCTGCAATCGGGTAAAACGATGCTGCTGACCAGCACGCCCTCAAAAAAGCCAAAGGGGTAA
- a CDS encoding alpha/beta fold hydrolase produces the protein MKLYYREVGDPSATPLLIVHGIFGSSDNWLTISKTIAEQGYRVILPDQRNHGQSPRSDDFSYAHLADDIHELIQDLKLDKPILVGHSMGGKTMMQYVMQYPGTFQALVVVDIAPKFYPVHHSDILRGLAAIDLATIRTRNDADDILSAYEPSPTVRQFLLKNLYREMVNGTSQFAWRLNLPVISREIHGVGEELTGTHPVTEPTLFIRGERSPYILDSDWPAIQRLFPNARLVSIADAGHWVQAEQPAAFVDALMGFLNE, from the coding sequence ATGAAGCTTTACTATCGTGAGGTGGGCGACCCATCCGCTACGCCTCTTCTCATCGTCCACGGCATTTTTGGCTCGTCGGACAACTGGCTGACGATCAGCAAAACTATTGCCGAGCAGGGCTACCGCGTGATCCTGCCCGATCAGCGCAACCACGGCCAATCGCCCCGCAGCGACGATTTCTCGTATGCCCACCTGGCCGACGATATCCATGAACTGATTCAGGACCTGAAGTTGGATAAGCCCATTCTGGTGGGGCATTCGATGGGCGGCAAAACCATGATGCAGTACGTCATGCAGTATCCAGGTACGTTCCAGGCGCTGGTCGTCGTGGATATTGCGCCCAAATTCTATCCGGTGCACCACAGCGACATTTTGCGCGGTCTGGCGGCGATTGATCTGGCGACAATCCGCACCCGCAACGATGCCGATGACATATTGAGTGCTTACGAACCGTCGCCAACGGTACGACAGTTTCTGTTGAAGAACTTGTACCGGGAAATGGTCAACGGCACGTCGCAGTTTGCGTGGCGGCTCAACTTGCCCGTTATCAGCCGGGAGATTCACGGCGTGGGCGAAGAACTGACCGGCACACATCCGGTGACCGAACCGACCCTGTTTATCCGTGGCGAACGGTCGCCCTACATTCTCGATAGCGACTGGCCTGCTATCCAGCGTCTTTTCCCCAATGCCCGGCTCGTCAGCATTGCCGACGCGGGCCATTGGGTGCAGGCCGAACAACCCGCCGCCTTCGTCGACGCGCTGATGGGCTTTTTGAATGAATAA
- a CDS encoding tryptophan 2,3-dioxygenase family protein: MHTTSSTDSSDKLKRLEQKYAAMGQDMASYLDGLLQADYLTYWDYVHLDTLLSLQQPRTAYPDELIFITYHQITELYFKLILHEVRQIIDHPALTPDFFEQRMVRVNRYFDILERSFAIMIEGMDREQFLKFRMALLPSSGFQSVQFRQIEILSTDFANLLAPNHPLPPNAPIAEQYDWLYWKQGATELATNQKTLTLRQFEQQYGDTLIRLAQNAQTRNLWQCYQRLEAAGQPPENLIAQLRDYDDRVNVRWKLAHLRAAVTYLHKEPEQIKATGGTNWQTYLPPVQQQRRFFPHLWTEAEQQQWGKR; encoded by the coding sequence ATGCATACCACGTCATCAACGGATTCAAGCGATAAACTCAAACGGCTGGAGCAGAAATATGCCGCCATGGGGCAGGATATGGCCTCGTACCTCGACGGCCTGCTTCAGGCCGACTACCTGACCTACTGGGACTACGTACACCTCGACACGCTGCTGTCGCTGCAACAGCCCCGCACGGCCTATCCCGACGAACTGATTTTCATCACGTACCACCAGATTACCGAGCTGTATTTCAAACTGATCCTGCACGAGGTCCGGCAGATCATCGACCACCCGGCGCTGACGCCCGATTTTTTCGAGCAGCGGATGGTGCGCGTGAACCGGTACTTCGACATTCTCGAACGGTCGTTTGCGATCATGATCGAAGGGATGGACCGGGAGCAGTTTCTGAAATTTCGCATGGCCCTGCTCCCGTCGAGCGGCTTTCAATCGGTGCAGTTTCGGCAGATCGAGATTTTGTCTACGGATTTCGCGAACCTGCTGGCTCCCAACCACCCGCTTCCACCCAACGCGCCCATCGCCGAGCAATATGACTGGCTGTATTGGAAACAGGGTGCTACCGAGTTGGCTACGAACCAGAAAACGCTAACGCTCCGGCAATTTGAGCAGCAATACGGCGACACGCTGATCCGGCTGGCGCAGAACGCCCAAACCCGCAACTTGTGGCAATGCTACCAGCGCCTTGAGGCAGCCGGCCAACCGCCAGAAAACCTGATCGCCCAACTGCGCGACTACGACGACCGGGTAAACGTGCGCTGGAAACTGGCGCACCTGCGGGCGGCGGTAACGTACCTGCACAAGGAGCCGGAGCAGATCAAAGCCACGGGCGGCACCAACTGGCAAACGTACCTGCCACCCGTTCAACAGCAGCGCCGCTTCTTCCCCCATCTCTGGACCGAAGCTGAGCAGCAACAGTGGGGAAAACGTTGA
- the topA gene encoding type I DNA topoisomerase, which translates to MSKNLVIVESPAKAKTIEGYLGHDFTVRSSFGHIRDLPKDGLAVDVKNGFAPSYQISPDKKQLVSELKRLAKDADEVWLATDDDREGEAISWHLKEALGLKSNTKRIVFREITKNAIQKAIQQPRTIDLDLVNAQQARRVLDRLVGYELSPVLWRKIKGGSTGLSAGRVQSVALRLVVEREREIDKHNAKSSYKVTAQFLVDGGKILNAELPKNFATADEARSFLEQCIGATFTIRNLEVKPAKKSPAPPFTTSTLQQEASRKLGYSVDRTMRIAQNLYEAGKISYMRTDSLNLSEEAVEKATTEIRAAFDERYVHQRHFKNKNESAQEAHEAIRPTNFSDHSAGADRDQKRLYELIWKRAIASQMADAQLERTTVTINIRTTGRPTENFPSDLIAQGEVIKFDGFLKVYLESKDDEDDEDAKGMLPPLTIGQELDLSQMKASEKFTRPQPRYAEASLVKKLEEMGIGRPSTYAPTISTIINRGYVTKQDKPGQERAFREITLERDALTEKVGKETYGSEKAKLFPTNTGIVVNDFLVEYFPDIVDYKFTANVEQEFDLVAGGKLEWQRMLEAFYGDFHKNVEEIQGSNVASFKTGARELGIDPKSGKKVSARLGKYGAYVQIGESTDEEKPQYANLRDGQLIETISIEDALSLFALPREVGFFEDQALTIGIGKFGPYVKHDGKYVSLTKEDDPYTITAERAIELIQQKRAEAVSDTLGEFEGKPVVTGKGRFGPYVKFEDKYISLGKGEQLAGLTLERAIELIQQKRNAEANKYIKEFPERPEVKVVNGMYGPYLAVGKRNVRLPKDIDPAELTLEKCLELAGEDPKAEPAAKKAAPAKKAAAKPAAKAPAKKAVAKKK; encoded by the coding sequence ATGTCGAAGAACCTAGTCATTGTCGAATCGCCCGCAAAGGCAAAAACAATCGAGGGCTATCTGGGCCACGACTTCACCGTCCGGTCGAGTTTTGGCCATATTCGTGACCTGCCCAAAGATGGCCTTGCCGTCGACGTGAAGAACGGCTTTGCCCCTTCTTACCAGATTTCGCCCGACAAAAAGCAGTTGGTGAGCGAATTGAAACGACTGGCCAAAGACGCCGATGAGGTTTGGCTCGCGACGGATGATGACCGCGAAGGCGAAGCCATTTCGTGGCATTTGAAAGAAGCGCTGGGCCTGAAATCCAATACCAAACGGATCGTTTTTCGCGAGATCACGAAAAACGCGATCCAGAAAGCCATCCAGCAACCCCGCACCATCGACCTCGATCTGGTGAACGCCCAACAGGCGCGCCGCGTGCTCGACCGGCTGGTGGGCTACGAGCTCTCGCCGGTGCTGTGGCGTAAGATCAAAGGCGGTAGTACGGGCCTCTCGGCGGGCCGGGTGCAGTCGGTCGCGTTGCGTCTCGTGGTTGAACGTGAGCGCGAGATCGACAAGCACAACGCCAAATCAAGCTATAAAGTAACAGCACAGTTTCTGGTTGATGGCGGCAAAATTCTGAACGCCGAACTGCCCAAAAACTTCGCGACGGCAGACGAAGCCCGCAGCTTTTTGGAGCAGTGCATTGGGGCTACCTTCACGATCCGGAATCTGGAGGTGAAGCCCGCCAAAAAGTCGCCGGCGCCCCCGTTTACGACCTCTACCCTGCAACAGGAAGCCTCGCGCAAACTCGGTTATTCGGTAGACCGCACGATGCGGATCGCCCAGAACCTATACGAGGCCGGTAAGATCTCCTACATGCGGACCGATTCTCTGAATCTGTCGGAAGAAGCCGTCGAGAAAGCGACGACCGAGATCCGGGCCGCGTTCGATGAGCGCTACGTTCATCAACGGCATTTCAAGAACAAAAACGAGTCGGCGCAGGAAGCCCACGAAGCCATCAGGCCGACCAATTTCAGCGACCATAGTGCGGGGGCCGATCGCGATCAGAAGCGGCTGTATGAGTTGATCTGGAAACGGGCCATTGCCTCGCAGATGGCCGACGCCCAACTCGAACGCACCACCGTTACGATCAACATCCGTACAACCGGTCGCCCGACCGAGAATTTCCCCAGCGACCTTATCGCGCAGGGCGAAGTGATCAAGTTCGACGGCTTTCTGAAGGTCTACCTTGAATCGAAAGATGATGAGGATGACGAAGATGCCAAGGGGATGTTGCCGCCGCTCACGATTGGGCAGGAACTGGACCTGAGCCAGATGAAAGCGTCGGAGAAGTTTACGCGCCCGCAGCCCCGCTACGCCGAAGCCTCGCTGGTGAAGAAACTAGAAGAAATGGGTATCGGCCGTCCATCGACCTACGCGCCAACCATCTCGACGATTATTAACCGTGGGTACGTTACCAAACAGGATAAACCCGGTCAGGAACGTGCTTTCCGCGAAATCACGCTGGAACGCGACGCCCTGACGGAGAAAGTCGGTAAGGAAACCTATGGTTCCGAGAAGGCTAAACTCTTCCCAACCAACACGGGCATCGTGGTCAACGATTTCCTGGTCGAATACTTCCCCGACATTGTTGATTACAAGTTTACGGCCAACGTTGAGCAGGAATTTGACCTGGTGGCGGGCGGCAAGCTCGAATGGCAGCGGATGCTGGAAGCCTTCTACGGCGATTTCCACAAGAACGTAGAAGAGATACAGGGGTCCAACGTGGCGTCGTTCAAAACCGGCGCGCGCGAACTGGGCATCGATCCCAAATCGGGCAAGAAAGTGTCGGCCCGGCTGGGCAAATACGGAGCCTACGTGCAGATCGGCGAATCGACCGACGAGGAAAAACCGCAATACGCCAATCTCCGCGACGGTCAGTTGATCGAGACTATCTCGATCGAGGATGCGCTGAGCCTGTTTGCGCTACCGCGCGAAGTGGGTTTCTTCGAAGATCAGGCGCTCACCATCGGCATTGGCAAGTTTGGCCCTTACGTGAAACACGACGGCAAATACGTCTCGCTCACGAAGGAAGATGACCCCTACACCATCACGGCGGAGCGCGCCATCGAACTGATTCAGCAGAAGCGGGCCGAGGCCGTCAGCGATACGCTGGGTGAGTTTGAAGGCAAACCCGTCGTTACGGGCAAAGGCCGTTTTGGTCCCTACGTGAAGTTTGAAGACAAGTACATTTCGCTGGGCAAAGGCGAACAGTTGGCGGGCCTGACCCTCGAACGGGCCATCGAACTGATTCAGCAGAAGCGCAACGCCGAGGCCAACAAATACATCAAGGAGTTCCCCGAACGGCCTGAAGTGAAAGTGGTCAACGGGATGTATGGGCCGTATCTGGCCGTGGGTAAACGTAACGTGCGCCTGCCGAAAGACATCGACCCCGCCGAACTGACGCTGGAAAAATGCCTCGAGCTGGCGGGTGAAGACCCCAAGGCCGAACCGGCAGCCAAGAAAGCGGCTCCGGCGAAAAAAGCCGCGGCCAAGCCCGCCGCTAAAGCACCGGCGAAGAAAGCCGTTGCCAAGAAAAAATAA